From a single Bacillus gobiensis genomic region:
- a CDS encoding TRAP transporter small permease — MLALLDKKLEEILLVAALAFIVILVSLQVLTRYVLDVSLGWSEELSRYILIWIAWIGTSYAVRVNSHIRVELIKKIIPKHLLKWFECFVLFIWFLFAFFLAYQGTILIMKMKMTGQLSPSIEIPMWILYLIVPIGGGLMSIRLLQKMYIVLSSKEREG, encoded by the coding sequence ATGCTTGCCCTGTTGGATAAAAAACTTGAAGAAATATTATTGGTAGCCGCTCTTGCCTTTATCGTCATTCTTGTCTCCCTTCAGGTTCTTACCCGATATGTTCTCGATGTCTCATTGGGATGGAGCGAGGAATTGTCCAGGTACATTCTTATATGGATTGCGTGGATTGGGACAAGCTATGCGGTTCGGGTAAACAGCCATATTCGGGTCGAGCTTATTAAAAAAATCATTCCGAAGCACTTGTTGAAATGGTTTGAGTGCTTCGTGTTGTTTATTTGGTTTCTGTTTGCTTTTTTCCTTGCGTATCAAGGAACCATCTTAATTATGAAAATGAAAATGACGGGGCAATTAAGCCCTTCGATAGAAATTCCGATGTGGATCCTTTACTTGATCGTTCCGATTGGCGGGGGCTTAATGAGCATTCGATTGCTTCAAAAAATGTATATAGTTCTCAGTTCCAAGGAAAGAGAGGGGTAG